From the Ruania alkalisoli genome, one window contains:
- a CDS encoding ferrochelatase, whose amino-acid sequence MKPPPATGAYLAPGALVAAASPAAQQGPEYVSEPVGYDAILLAGFGGPEGQDDVIPFLRNVTAGRGIPDERLEEVAHHYRHFGGVSPINEHNRQLRAALAAELTARGIDLPVYWGNRNWDPYLPDALREAHAAGHRRLLAIATSAYSSYSSCRQYREDIADALEATGLGGELEVDKVRQFFDHPGFVTPFCDAVASGLAQLREQGAGNVEVLFATHSIPTADAQRSGPAHLGLGEGGAYAAQHQAVAEVVMEAVGAQDVPWQLVYQSRSGPPSQPWLEPDVNDAIAALPGDGRDGVVIVPLGFLSDHMEVLWDLDNEAMETAGEHGLAAVRVATPGVHPAFVAGLVDLVVERLQGTPVEQRPAKTALGPWYDVCRPGCCENVRRGFRPAVAGLQP is encoded by the coding sequence CAAACCACCACCGGCCACCGGTGCCTACCTCGCGCCGGGCGCGCTGGTCGCGGCCGCCTCACCGGCAGCCCAGCAAGGCCCCGAGTACGTGAGCGAGCCGGTCGGCTACGACGCCATCCTCCTCGCGGGATTCGGGGGACCCGAGGGGCAGGACGACGTCATCCCGTTCCTGCGCAATGTGACCGCCGGTCGCGGCATCCCGGACGAACGCCTCGAAGAGGTGGCCCACCACTACCGCCACTTCGGCGGCGTGAGTCCCATCAACGAGCACAATCGCCAGCTCCGGGCGGCCCTCGCTGCTGAACTGACTGCCCGCGGCATTGACCTGCCGGTCTACTGGGGCAACCGCAACTGGGACCCCTACCTGCCCGACGCACTCCGCGAGGCGCACGCCGCCGGCCACCGCCGCCTGCTCGCGATCGCCACCAGCGCCTACTCCTCCTACTCCAGCTGCCGCCAGTACCGCGAGGACATCGCCGACGCCCTCGAGGCCACCGGCCTGGGCGGCGAGCTCGAGGTCGACAAGGTGCGCCAGTTCTTCGACCACCCCGGTTTCGTCACCCCGTTCTGCGACGCGGTCGCCAGCGGTCTCGCTCAGTTGCGCGAGCAGGGCGCCGGGAACGTCGAGGTGCTTTTCGCCACGCACTCCATCCCGACGGCGGATGCTCAGCGTTCCGGGCCCGCTCACCTCGGTCTCGGTGAGGGTGGGGCGTACGCGGCCCAGCACCAGGCCGTCGCCGAGGTGGTCATGGAGGCGGTTGGCGCCCAGGACGTGCCGTGGCAGCTGGTCTACCAGTCCCGCTCCGGGCCACCGAGCCAGCCGTGGCTCGAGCCCGACGTCAACGACGCCATTGCCGCGCTCCCGGGCGACGGGAGGGACGGTGTGGTGATCGTGCCGCTGGGCTTCCTCTCCGACCACATGGAAGTCCTCTGGGACCTCGACAACGAGGCGATGGAGACCGCCGGTGAGCACGGCCTGGCCGCGGTGCGTGTGGCCACTCCAGGCGTGCATCCGGCGTTCGTGGCCGGCCTGGTGGACCTGGTGGTCGAACGGTTGCAGGGCACCCCGGTCGAGC